Proteins from a genomic interval of Aureimonas sp. AU20:
- a CDS encoding LysR family transcriptional regulator, protein MALARRFLPSMSLLRAFEAAARLQSFTAAGAEMNLTQSAVSRQIRALEELLGAELFIRERQAVRLTVAGEVYAREIREALQRIAGATLTFRANPEGGTLNLAILPTFGTRWLAPRLPGFLRGNPGITLNLTTRLSPFDFRLEALDAAIHFGAADWPGAELDLLMSETVVPACSPALAERHGFRAPADLLAAPLLHLVSRPDAWERWFALQGVPFGPLRGMLFDQFATAAQGAISGIGVALLPEFLIEDELARGDLVRALDLPMESAERYYLASPTTRATYPPLDAFRRWIRAEAAGGAGEGG, encoded by the coding sequence ATGGCTCTCGCGCGCCGCTTTCTTCCCTCCATGTCGCTGCTGCGCGCCTTCGAGGCGGCGGCGCGGCTGCAGAGCTTCACGGCGGCCGGGGCCGAGATGAACCTGACCCAAAGCGCCGTCAGCCGTCAGATTCGCGCGCTAGAAGAACTCCTCGGCGCCGAGCTTTTCATCCGCGAGCGTCAGGCGGTGCGCCTCACCGTGGCGGGCGAGGTCTATGCGAGGGAAATCCGCGAGGCTCTGCAACGCATCGCGGGCGCGACCCTGACCTTTCGAGCCAACCCGGAGGGCGGCACGCTCAATCTCGCCATCCTCCCGACCTTCGGCACGCGCTGGCTGGCGCCGCGCCTGCCCGGCTTCCTGCGCGGGAACCCCGGCATCACGCTGAACCTGACGACGCGGCTCTCGCCCTTCGACTTCCGGCTGGAGGCGCTGGACGCGGCCATCCATTTCGGCGCGGCGGACTGGCCGGGGGCCGAGCTCGATCTCCTGATGAGCGAAACCGTGGTGCCGGCCTGCAGCCCGGCGCTGGCCGAGCGCCACGGCTTTCGCGCGCCGGCCGATCTTCTCGCCGCGCCGCTTCTCCATCTCGTGTCGCGGCCCGACGCCTGGGAGCGCTGGTTCGCCTTGCAAGGCGTGCCCTTCGGCCCGTTGCGCGGCATGCTGTTCGACCAGTTCGCGACCGCCGCGCAAGGCGCGATTTCGGGCATCGGCGTGGCGCTCCTGCCCGAATTCCTGATCGAGGACGAGTTGGCGCGCGGCGATCTCGTGCGCGCGCTCGACCTGCCGATGGAAAGCGCCGAGCGCTATTATCTGGCCTCGCCCACGACGCGCGCGACCTATCCGCCGCTCGACGCCTTTCGCCGCTGGATTCGCGCCGAGGCGGCCGGCGGTGCGGGGGAGGGCGGATAA
- a CDS encoding dipeptidase translates to MKVFDGHNDALLRIYQDPTPTTFQAFLDGDSQLHIDLAKARAGGLAGGLFAIFPPSPMAGDLSDRMSGRGYDLPLPTPLAHPAGADATVAMASILLRLEAASKGGLTVCRSVADIESAMAKGSLAAVLHIEGAEAIDPELHMLDVLSAAGLRSVGMVWSRDNHFAHGVPMRFPSTPDTGEGLLEPGRRLVKRCNELGILLDLSHLNERGFWDVAELSDAPLVATHSNAHRLCTVSRNLTDAQLDAVAASRGVVGLNFATAFLREDGRMDSDTPLDTMRRHLDALLERLGEEGVALGSDFDGATIPDAIGSAAGLPALFEHLSKAGYGDALLERIAHRNWLSVLGRTWKA, encoded by the coding sequence TTGAAGGTTTTCGACGGACACAACGACGCCCTCCTGCGTATCTATCAGGACCCGACGCCCACTACCTTCCAGGCCTTTCTCGACGGTGATTCGCAGCTGCATATCGACCTCGCCAAGGCACGGGCCGGCGGGCTCGCGGGCGGGCTCTTCGCCATCTTCCCGCCTTCGCCCATGGCGGGCGACCTCAGCGACCGGATGAGCGGGCGAGGCTACGATCTGCCGTTGCCCACGCCGTTGGCGCACCCAGCCGGCGCCGACGCGACGGTGGCCATGGCCTCGATTCTTCTCCGCCTGGAAGCGGCGTCGAAGGGCGGGCTCACGGTCTGCCGTAGCGTCGCCGACATCGAGTCGGCCATGGCGAAGGGGAGTCTCGCCGCCGTTCTCCATATCGAGGGCGCCGAGGCGATCGATCCCGAGCTTCACATGCTCGACGTTCTGTCTGCCGCCGGCTTGCGCTCGGTGGGCATGGTCTGGAGCCGCGACAATCATTTCGCGCATGGCGTGCCCATGCGCTTTCCCTCGACGCCCGATACGGGCGAAGGCCTGCTGGAGCCGGGCAGGCGCCTCGTGAAGCGCTGCAACGAGCTCGGCATTCTTCTCGACCTGTCGCATCTCAACGAGCGCGGATTCTGGGACGTGGCCGAACTCTCGGACGCCCCGCTCGTCGCGACCCACTCCAATGCGCATCGGCTCTGCACCGTCAGCCGCAACCTGACCGACGCACAGCTGGATGCCGTTGCCGCCTCACGCGGCGTGGTCGGGCTGAACTTCGCCACCGCCTTCCTGCGGGAGGACGGGCGCATGGATTCCGACACACCGCTCGACACGATGCGCCGGCATCTCGACGCGCTTCTGGAGCGGTTGGGGGAGGAGGGCGTCGCGCTCGGCTCCGATTTCGATGGGGCGACGATCCCCGACGCGATCGGCTCCGCCGCCGGGCTTCCCGCCCTGTTCGAGCATCTGTCGAAGGCCGGCTATGGCGATGCGCTGCTGGAGCGGATCGCCCATCGCAACTGGCTCTCGGTGCTCGGGCGCACTTGGAAGGCCTGA
- a CDS encoding ABC transporter substrate-binding protein: MSFLSSRPFARRLLAGTVLLGAAAFGSAALAETPADTLVIANGIDDMKSLDPAESFEFAGQDQINNIYETLVEIDPATLKPVPGLAASWSVADDGKTYTFKMAEGRKFASGNPVTAEDAAFSLQRVVKLDQTPAFILTQFGLTKDNIETSVKAVDASTLQIVTDKPYAPSFLYNALTAEVGSIVDKAVVMEHAAEDFGNAWLDTHSAGSGAYVLRAWKPNESVVLDANPNFGHEVAMKRVFVRHVVEPATQLLLLQKGDVDVARNLGPTDIASVEKDANLKIQTELRGQVYYLSGNQKDEILAKPKVMEAIKYLIDYDGITSQLLKGQEQTHQSFLPAGFLGAIEDKPFKLDVAKAKALLAEAGYPDGFETEILIRNEKERVDIAQAIQGSLAQAGIKASLRSVTGAEALSIYRARNHKLTLQTWGPDYPDPQTNASVFAANADNSDAGALVGNLAWRNAYAATETTPMVAAAVVEKDEAKRAALYEEMQRHEQMASPIAVLFQRSEQPALRKGVDGFKTGGAVASAFYWTVTKAAK, encoded by the coding sequence GTGTCGTTTCTGTCTTCCCGCCCGTTCGCCCGCCGCCTTCTTGCCGGAACCGTGCTGCTTGGCGCGGCGGCCTTCGGCTCCGCGGCCCTGGCCGAGACGCCGGCCGACACGCTGGTGATCGCCAACGGCATCGACGACATGAAGTCGCTCGACCCGGCCGAGAGCTTCGAATTCGCGGGTCAGGATCAGATCAACAACATCTACGAGACCCTGGTCGAGATCGATCCGGCAACGCTGAAGCCAGTTCCTGGCCTGGCCGCCAGCTGGTCGGTCGCCGACGACGGCAAGACCTATACGTTCAAGATGGCCGAGGGGCGCAAGTTCGCCTCCGGCAATCCGGTGACCGCCGAGGACGCGGCGTTCTCGCTGCAGCGCGTCGTCAAGCTCGACCAGACGCCGGCTTTCATCCTCACCCAGTTCGGCCTGACCAAGGACAATATCGAAACCAGCGTAAAGGCGGTGGACGCCTCGACGCTGCAGATCGTCACCGACAAGCCCTATGCGCCGTCCTTTCTCTACAACGCGCTGACGGCGGAGGTCGGCTCGATCGTCGACAAAGCCGTGGTCATGGAACACGCCGCCGAGGATTTCGGCAACGCCTGGCTCGACACGCATTCGGCGGGCTCGGGCGCCTATGTCCTTCGCGCCTGGAAGCCGAACGAGTCCGTCGTGCTCGACGCCAATCCGAATTTCGGCCACGAAGTCGCGATGAAGCGCGTCTTCGTGCGCCATGTCGTGGAGCCCGCGACGCAGCTTCTTCTCCTGCAGAAGGGCGATGTCGACGTCGCCCGCAATCTCGGGCCGACCGACATCGCCTCGGTGGAGAAGGACGCCAATCTCAAGATCCAGACCGAGCTGCGCGGCCAGGTCTACTATCTCTCCGGCAACCAGAAGGACGAGATCCTCGCCAAGCCCAAGGTCATGGAAGCGATCAAATATCTGATCGACTATGACGGCATCACCAGCCAGCTTCTGAAGGGCCAGGAGCAGACTCACCAGTCCTTCCTGCCGGCCGGCTTCCTCGGTGCGATCGAGGACAAGCCCTTCAAGCTCGACGTCGCCAAGGCCAAAGCGCTGCTGGCGGAGGCCGGATATCCCGATGGGTTCGAGACCGAGATCCTGATCCGCAACGAGAAGGAGCGCGTCGACATCGCCCAGGCGATCCAGGGCTCGCTGGCGCAGGCCGGCATCAAGGCTTCGCTCCGTTCGGTGACGGGCGCCGAGGCGCTGTCGATCTACCGCGCCCGCAACCACAAGCTGACGCTGCAGACCTGGGGCCCGGACTATCCCGATCCGCAGACCAACGCCTCGGTCTTCGCCGCCAATGCCGACAATTCGGACGCGGGCGCCCTGGTCGGCAATCTCGCCTGGCGCAACGCCTATGCCGCCACGGAAACGACGCCCATGGTAGCGGCCGCCGTGGTGGAAAAGGACGAGGCCAAGCGCGCCGCCCTCTACGAAGAGATGCAGCGCCACGAGCAGATGGCTTCGCCCATCGCGGTCCTGTTCCAGCGCTCCGAGCAGCCGGCGCTGCGCAAGGGTGTCGACGGGTTCAAGACCGGTGGCGCCGTCGCCTCGGCCTTCTACTGGACCGTGACCAAGGCGGCGAAGTAG
- a CDS encoding ABC transporter permease produces the protein MSPPVLDEPALDPTRAPTGGGLGIPRALQRGGGLLFSLAITLFGLLFVTFLIARVVPLDPVLAVVGDRSTQAQYDAAKIALGLDQPLPVQFVRYLGDVLTGDLGRSNLTSRPVVEDIRAAFPATLELATLATLIGVLLGVPAGVFGAVYQGRWPDQVIRVVGLLGYSMPVFWLGLIALLVFYGQLGWVGGPGRLDVSFELAYEFDVTPLTGSILIDSALSGAWDVFRNALSHLILPALVLGYFSLAYISRMTRSFMLEQLSQDYVTAARVKGVSERRVVWVHALGNAMVPLVTVIALSYAALLEGSVLTETVFAWPGLGLYITQALFAADFNAVLGGTLMIGAAFIVLNLLSDVVYTLVDPRAR, from the coding sequence ATGAGCCCGCCCGTTCTCGACGAGCCGGCGCTCGATCCCACGCGCGCCCCGACCGGCGGGGGCCTCGGCATCCCCCGCGCCCTCCAGCGCGGCGGGGGCCTTCTGTTCAGCCTCGCCATCACCCTGTTCGGCCTCCTCTTCGTCACCTTCCTGATCGCCCGCGTCGTGCCACTCGATCCCGTGCTGGCCGTGGTCGGCGATCGCTCGACGCAGGCGCAGTACGACGCCGCAAAGATCGCGCTCGGCCTCGACCAGCCGCTGCCCGTGCAGTTCGTGCGCTATCTCGGCGATGTCCTGACCGGCGATCTCGGCCGCTCGAACCTCACCTCGCGCCCCGTGGTGGAGGACATCCGCGCCGCCTTTCCCGCGACGCTGGAACTCGCCACGCTCGCCACGCTGATCGGCGTCTTGCTCGGCGTGCCCGCCGGGGTCTTCGGCGCGGTGTATCAGGGGCGCTGGCCCGATCAGGTGATCCGCGTCGTCGGGCTGCTTGGCTATTCCATGCCGGTCTTCTGGCTCGGCCTGATCGCGCTTCTCGTGTTTTACGGCCAGCTCGGCTGGGTCGGTGGGCCAGGGCGGCTCGATGTCTCGTTCGAGCTGGCCTACGAGTTCGACGTGACGCCGCTCACCGGATCGATCCTGATCGACTCCGCACTCTCCGGCGCCTGGGACGTGTTCCGCAACGCCCTATCACATCTCATTCTACCGGCCCTGGTGCTCGGCTATTTCTCGCTCGCCTACATCTCGCGGATGACGCGCTCCTTCATGCTCGAACAGCTCAGCCAGGACTACGTCACCGCCGCGCGGGTGAAGGGCGTGTCGGAGCGGCGCGTCGTCTGGGTCCATGCGCTGGGCAACGCCATGGTGCCGCTCGTCACCGTCATCGCGCTGTCCTATGCCGCGCTGCTGGAAGGGTCGGTGCTGACCGAGACGGTCTTCGCCTGGCCCGGCCTCGGGCTCTACATCACGCAGGCGCTGTTTGCCGCCGACTTCAACGCCGTGCTCGGCGGAACGCTGATGATCGGCGCGGCCTTCATCGTGCTGAATCTTCTCTCCGACGTCGTCTACACGCTGGTCGATCCGAGGGCGCGATGA
- the nikC gene encoding nickel transporter permease, translated as MSEMIRTSGWLGWLTSDSPRSRFQARAVSLWQGWLTLRSNALAMIGLALIVLLLLMAAFAPWLATHAPNIQNLNTRLLPPGAGHWLGTDELGRDVWSRLVYGSRVTLYVVALVALTAPVLGLVIGTVAGTLGGWTDRVLMRITDIFLAFPRLILALAFVAALGPGIENAILAIALTAWPPYARVARAETLTVRRSDYIAAARLQGAGTLRIITGHIMPMCLSSVIVRVTLDMAGIILTAAGLGFLGLGAQPPLAEWGAMISSGRQYLLTHWWVATIPGIAILLVSLAFNLLGDALRDILDPRSAKQ; from the coding sequence ATGAGCGAGATGATACGGACTTCCGGGTGGCTAGGCTGGCTGACCAGCGACAGCCCGCGCTCGCGCTTTCAGGCGCGCGCCGTTTCGCTCTGGCAGGGCTGGCTGACGCTGAGGAGCAACGCCCTGGCGATGATCGGCCTTGCCCTGATCGTCCTTCTCCTGCTTATGGCCGCCTTCGCGCCCTGGCTCGCCACCCATGCGCCCAACATCCAGAACCTCAACACGCGGCTTCTGCCGCCCGGCGCCGGCCATTGGCTCGGCACGGACGAGCTCGGCCGCGACGTCTGGAGCCGGCTCGTCTACGGCTCGCGCGTCACGCTCTATGTCGTGGCGCTGGTGGCGCTCACAGCCCCGGTGCTCGGCCTCGTGATCGGCACCGTGGCGGGGACGCTGGGCGGCTGGACCGACCGTGTCCTGATGCGGATCACCGACATCTTCCTGGCCTTTCCCCGCCTGATCCTGGCGCTCGCCTTCGTGGCGGCGCTCGGCCCCGGCATCGAAAACGCCATTCTTGCCATCGCGCTCACCGCCTGGCCGCCTTATGCCCGCGTCGCCCGGGCCGAGACGCTGACCGTGCGCCGCTCCGACTATATCGCGGCCGCCCGACTCCAGGGCGCCGGCACCCTGCGCATCATCACCGGCCATATCATGCCGATGTGCCTGTCCTCGGTGATCGTTCGCGTCACGCTCGACATGGCCGGCATCATCCTCACCGCCGCCGGCCTCGGCTTTCTCGGCCTCGGCGCGCAGCCGCCGCTCGCCGAATGGGGCGCCATGATCTCCTCGGGGCGGCAATATCTGCTGACGCATTGGTGGGTGGCGACCATTCCCGGCATCGCCATCCTGCTCGTGAGCCTCGCCTTCAACCTGCTCGGCGACGCCTTGCGCGACATTCTCGATCCCCGGAGCGCGAAGCAATGA
- a CDS encoding ABC transporter ATP-binding protein — MRVEGKTTSDAGEPLLEVRNLRVGFDTRRGLVEAVRGVSFTVGRERVAIVGESGSGKSMTGRAILRLVRPPGHVAADTLRFHGTDLGALSEREMRAVRGRRIAMVMQDPKYSLNPVMRIDRQLGEALRAHGRISGADAKRRMVAMLEDVQIRDPERVLRAYPHELSGGMGQRVMIAMMLIPEPELLIADEPTSALDVTVQLEILRILDDLVRGRGMGLLFISHDLRLVSTFCDRVLVMYRGRIVEEIAARNLAEAKHPYTRGLLACLPRIGGGHAPLPVLDRQPEWERA; from the coding sequence ATGCGCGTCGAAGGAAAGACGACGTCCGACGCCGGCGAGCCTCTCCTAGAGGTGCGCAACCTTCGCGTCGGCTTCGACACGAGGCGCGGCCTCGTGGAAGCCGTGCGCGGCGTCAGCTTCACGGTCGGGCGCGAGCGCGTGGCGATCGTCGGTGAATCGGGCTCCGGCAAGTCCATGACGGGGCGCGCCATCCTGCGTCTCGTGCGCCCGCCCGGCCATGTCGCGGCCGATACGCTCCGCTTCCACGGCACCGATCTCGGTGCCCTGTCGGAGCGCGAGATGCGCGCCGTGCGCGGCAGGCGCATCGCCATGGTGATGCAGGACCCCAAATATTCGCTGAACCCGGTCATGCGCATCGACCGGCAACTCGGCGAGGCGCTGCGCGCGCACGGCCGCATCTCCGGCGCTGACGCCAAGCGCCGCATGGTCGCCATGCTGGAGGACGTGCAGATCCGCGATCCCGAGCGGGTCTTGCGCGCCTATCCGCACGAGCTTTCCGGCGGCATGGGCCAGCGCGTGATGATCGCCATGATGCTGATCCCCGAGCCTGAACTCCTGATCGCGGACGAGCCGACTTCGGCGCTTGACGTCACCGTGCAGCTCGAAATCCTGCGCATTCTGGACGATCTCGTGCGCGGGCGCGGCATGGGCCTCCTCTTCATCAGTCACGATCTGCGCCTCGTCTCCACCTTCTGCGACCGGGTGCTCGTCATGTATCGCGGCCGCATCGTCGAGGAGATCGCGGCGCGAAATCTGGCCGAGGCGAAGCATCCCTACACGCGGGGCCTGCTCGCCTGCCTGCCGCGCATCGGCGGCGGCCACGCGCCGCTGCCCGTGCTCGACCGCCAGCCGGAATGGGAGCGGGCATGA
- a CDS encoding ABC transporter ATP-binding protein has product MSTTPRIEVRHLGVTLGEGRSRVDAVKSVSFKVAPGESFGLVGESGSGKSTILRALCGLAPVSAGEVLIDGAPLTGRRDKSFAARVQMVFQDPYGSLHPRHTIDRILAEPLSIHGLKDRDRRILQALADVGLDPAFRFRLPHQLSGGQRQRIAIARALILEPSILLLDEPTSALDASIQAEVLNLLTRLRTERGLTYLFVSHDLAVVDHMCERLLVMRAGEAVETLDEGRLARRDVRSDYARTLMVASDGFVRSGEGVAGQ; this is encoded by the coding sequence ATGAGCACCACACCGCGCATCGAGGTCCGCCATCTCGGCGTGACGCTGGGCGAAGGGCGCAGCCGCGTCGATGCCGTGAAAAGCGTTTCCTTCAAGGTCGCGCCGGGCGAGTCCTTCGGATTGGTGGGCGAATCCGGTTCGGGCAAGTCCACCATCCTGCGGGCGCTCTGCGGCCTCGCGCCGGTCAGCGCGGGGGAGGTGCTGATCGATGGAGCGCCGCTGACGGGGCGGCGCGACAAGAGCTTCGCCGCCCGGGTGCAGATGGTGTTTCAGGACCCCTACGGCTCGCTCCATCCGCGCCACACGATCGACCGCATCCTCGCCGAGCCGCTGTCGATCCATGGGTTGAAGGATCGCGACCGGCGCATTCTCCAGGCGCTGGCCGATGTCGGGCTCGACCCCGCCTTCCGCTTCCGCCTGCCGCACCAGCTGTCCGGCGGCCAGCGCCAGCGCATCGCGATCGCCCGCGCCTTGATCCTGGAGCCGTCGATCCTGCTTCTGGACGAGCCGACATCGGCGCTCGACGCTTCGATCCAGGCCGAGGTGCTGAACCTCCTGACGCGGCTGCGGACCGAGCGAGGCCTCACCTATCTCTTCGTCAGCCACGATCTCGCCGTTGTCGATCACATGTGCGAGCGGCTGCTGGTAATGCGGGCGGGGGAGGCGGTGGAGACGCTGGACGAAGGGCGCTTGGCGCGGCGGGACGTGCGCTCGGATTATGCGCGAACCCTCATGGTCGCCAGCGACGGCTTCGTGCGGTCCGGAGAAGGTGTCGCCGGCCAATAA
- the paoC gene encoding aldehyde oxidoreductase molybdenum-binding subunit PaoC — translation MKFDTKAGTNPIDRMTVVGQPHDRIEGRFKTTGTAPYAYEHNEVADRIAYGYALGSGIAKGRITAIDTAEARRAPGVLAIVTYENAGELGQGDMNTVKLLAGPEVDHYHQAVAVVVAESFEQARDAAQRIRVSYKASDGAFDLAAARDAAPLAEDDGSTPPATSVGDFDGAFAKAAVKLDETYTTPDQSHAMMEPHASLALWEGDRLTVWTSNQMIAWGASDVAKTLKVAPEKVRLISPFVGGGFGGKLFVRADAILAALGAKAAGRPVKLALTRPMMANNTTHRPATIQRIRIGADRDGRITAMGHESWSGDQPDGSPEAAVAQTRLLYAGANRMTAMRLAVLDLPEGNAMRAPGEAPGLMALEIAMDEMAERLGLDPVEFRIRNDTQVDPEDPKRPFSQRQLVECFRIGAERFSWNGRQAQPGQVRDGRWLVGLGVAAAFRNNQVMDSGARVRLGRDGVVTVETDMTDIGTGSYTIIAQTAAEMMGLPLSRVQVLLGDSSFPKSAGSGGQWGANSSTAGVYAACVKLREVVAQKLGFNSGEVEFTDGRVRAGNRDAALSDAARDGELVVEDTIEFDKALSKGHQQSTFGAHFVEVGVDIATAEIRVRRMLAVCAAGRILNPMTARSQVIGAMTMGVGGALMEELAVDKRHGFFVNHDLAGYEVPVHADIPHQEVVFLPETDPLSSPMKAKGVGELGLCGVSAAIANAVHNATGVRVRNYPVTLEKLLEGMPEVA, via the coding sequence ATGAAGTTTGACACCAAAGCCGGCACCAACCCGATCGACCGGATGACGGTCGTCGGCCAGCCGCACGACCGCATCGAGGGCCGATTCAAGACCACCGGCACCGCGCCCTATGCCTACGAGCACAACGAGGTCGCGGACCGCATCGCCTATGGCTATGCGCTGGGCTCCGGCATCGCCAAGGGGCGCATCACCGCCATCGATACGGCGGAGGCGCGCCGCGCGCCGGGCGTCCTTGCCATCGTCACGTATGAGAATGCCGGCGAACTCGGCCAGGGCGACATGAACACGGTGAAGCTGCTCGCCGGCCCCGAGGTCGACCATTACCATCAGGCCGTCGCCGTGGTGGTGGCGGAAAGCTTCGAGCAGGCGCGCGACGCCGCGCAGCGCATTCGCGTTTCCTACAAGGCGAGCGACGGCGCCTTCGACCTCGCCGCCGCGCGAGACGCGGCGCCGCTGGCGGAGGACGACGGCTCGACGCCGCCCGCCACCTCGGTCGGCGATTTCGACGGGGCCTTCGCCAAGGCTGCGGTGAAGCTGGACGAGACCTACACGACGCCCGACCAGAGCCACGCCATGATGGAGCCGCACGCCTCGCTGGCGCTCTGGGAGGGAGACCGGCTGACGGTCTGGACCTCCAACCAGATGATCGCCTGGGGCGCGTCGGACGTCGCCAAGACGCTGAAGGTCGCGCCCGAGAAGGTCCGTCTCATCTCGCCCTTCGTCGGCGGCGGCTTCGGCGGCAAGCTCTTCGTGCGGGCCGATGCGATCCTCGCCGCGCTCGGCGCCAAGGCCGCTGGCCGGCCGGTGAAGCTGGCGCTGACGCGCCCGATGATGGCCAACAACACGACGCATCGCCCCGCCACGATCCAGCGCATCCGCATCGGCGCCGATCGCGACGGGCGGATCACCGCCATGGGCCATGAGAGCTGGTCGGGCGACCAGCCCGACGGCTCGCCCGAGGCGGCGGTGGCGCAGACGCGGCTCCTCTATGCCGGCGCCAACCGCATGACGGCGATGCGCCTCGCTGTGCTCGACCTGCCGGAAGGCAACGCCATGCGCGCGCCGGGCGAAGCGCCGGGCCTGATGGCGCTCGAAATCGCCATGGACGAGATGGCGGAAAGGCTGGGTCTCGACCCCGTCGAGTTCCGCATCCGCAACGACACGCAGGTCGACCCCGAGGACCCCAAGCGCCCCTTCTCGCAGCGCCAGCTGGTGGAGTGTTTCCGCATCGGGGCCGAGCGCTTCAGCTGGAACGGGCGTCAGGCACAGCCCGGACAGGTGCGCGACGGGCGCTGGCTGGTCGGCCTCGGCGTCGCCGCCGCCTTCCGCAACAACCAGGTGATGGATTCCGGCGCGCGGGTGCGCCTCGGCCGGGACGGCGTGGTGACCGTCGAAACCGACATGACCGATATCGGCACCGGCTCCTACACGATCATCGCCCAGACGGCGGCGGAGATGATGGGCCTGCCGCTCAGCCGGGTACAGGTGCTTCTCGGCGATTCCAGCTTCCCCAAATCCGCCGGCTCGGGCGGCCAGTGGGGCGCGAACTCCTCCACCGCCGGTGTCTATGCCGCCTGCGTCAAGCTGCGCGAGGTGGTGGCGCAGAAGCTCGGCTTCAATTCCGGCGAGGTCGAGTTCACCGACGGGCGGGTGCGGGCCGGCAACCGGGACGCGGCTCTCAGCGACGCGGCCAGGGACGGCGAGCTCGTGGTGGAAGACACGATCGAGTTCGACAAGGCCCTGTCGAAGGGGCACCAGCAATCCACCTTCGGCGCGCATTTCGTGGAGGTCGGCGTCGATATCGCCACGGCAGAGATCCGTGTTCGGCGCATGCTGGCAGTGTGCGCGGCGGGCCGCATCCTCAACCCGATGACGGCGCGCAGCCAGGTGATCGGCGCGATGACCATGGGCGTCGGCGGCGCCTTGATGGAAGAGTTGGCGGTGGACAAGCGCCACGGCTTCTTCGTCAATCACGATCTCGCCGGCTACGAGGTGCCGGTGCATGCCGACATCCCACATCAGGAGGTGGTCTTCCTGCCCGAGACCGACCCGCTGTCCTCGCCGATGAAGGCGAAGGGCGTCGGCGAACTGGGCCTCTGCGGCGTCTCGGCGGCCATCGCGAATGCCGTTCACAACGCCACCGGCGTGCGGGTGCGCAACTATCCTGTGACGCTGGAAAAGCTTCTGGAGGGCATGCCGGAAGTCGCCTGA
- a CDS encoding FAD binding domain-containing protein yields the protein MKPFTFERATTPAEAAKAASAHAGAKFIAGGTNLLDLMKLQIETPQHLIDVNGLALDRIEATDAGGLRIGALVRNTDMAADERVRRDYGVLARAVLAGASGQLRNRATTAGNLLQRTRCPYFYDTNMACNKRQPGSGCSALEGYSRQLGVVGVSDACIATNPSDMNVALRVLDAEVETVKPDGTTRAIAIGDFHRLPGDTPEIETALEPGEFITAVTLPKPLGGTHMYRKVRDRASYAFALISVAAVVQPDGTGRVAVGGVAHKPWRVEAADAELSKGAKPVAEKLFADARTTEHNAFKIPLTERTLGAVLTEARS from the coding sequence ATGAAACCTTTCACCTTCGAGCGCGCCACCACTCCGGCCGAGGCCGCCAAGGCCGCCAGCGCCCATGCCGGCGCGAAGTTCATCGCGGGCGGCACCAACCTTCTCGACCTGATGAAGCTGCAGATCGAGACGCCGCAGCACCTGATCGACGTCAACGGACTGGCGCTGGACCGGATCGAGGCGACGGATGCCGGCGGCCTGCGGATCGGCGCTCTGGTGCGAAACACCGACATGGCGGCCGACGAGCGGGTGCGCCGCGACTATGGCGTGCTCGCCCGGGCAGTGTTGGCCGGCGCCTCCGGCCAGCTGCGCAACCGCGCCACCACGGCGGGCAATCTCCTGCAGCGCACGCGCTGCCCCTATTTCTACGACACCAACATGGCCTGCAACAAACGCCAGCCCGGCTCGGGCTGCTCGGCGCTGGAGGGCTATTCGCGCCAGCTCGGCGTGGTCGGCGTCAGCGACGCCTGCATCGCCACCAACCCGTCCGACATGAATGTCGCGCTCCGGGTGCTGGACGCCGAGGTCGAGACGGTGAAGCCTGACGGCACCACGCGTGCCATTGCGATCGGCGATTTCCATCGTTTGCCCGGCGACACGCCGGAAATCGAGACGGCGCTGGAGCCCGGCGAGTTCATCACTGCCGTGACGCTGCCCAAGCCCCTTGGCGGCACGCATATGTACCGCAAGGTGCGCGACCGCGCGTCCTACGCCTTCGCGCTGATCTCGGTCGCCGCCGTGGTGCAGCCGGACGGCACGGGCCGGGTCGCCGTGGGCGGCGTCGCACACAAGCCCTGGCGTGTGGAAGCGGCCGATGCCGAGCTTTCCAAAGGCGCCAAGCCGGTAGCGGAAAAGCTCTTCGCCGATGCCAGGACGACCGAGCACAACGCCTTCAAGATCCCGCTCACCGAGCGAACGCTCGGTGCGGTCCTGACCGAAGCGAGGAGCTGA